The Hymenobacter oligotrophus genome segment CAATCCGTACTTCGGTTCGAGCTTCGAAACCAACGTGATAAATGCCAACCTAGGCTTTAAGCTGAAGCTGAACAACGGTTGGGCCCTGAAGGAGGACGCCCGCGTGCAGCCCTACCTGCTGGTGTCGCCGGGCTTGGCCTTTGCCAGCGCCGGGGGTACCCTCAACCGCGACAACCAGTCGCGCACCTTCGACGAGAGCAAGACTTACTTCGATGTGCACGGTGCAGCGGGCATCAACTTCCGCCTGGGCGATGCCGTGGGCCTGTTCGTGCAAACGGGCCAGCACTTCCCGCTAGGTGCCAACCTCGATAACCAGCCCAACCGCGACGACAACAGCATCGACGACCGGTACCTGCAGCACACCGTGGGCCTGAACATCGGCCTGGGCAAAGCCAAGGATACCGACGGCGACGGCGTACGCGACAAAAAAGACAAGTGCCCGGACACCCCCGCTGGTGTGCAGGTTGACGAAAACGGCTGCCCGCTCGACGGCGACAAGGACGGTGTGCCGGATTACCAAGATCAGTGCCCCACCGAAGCCGGCAAAGCCGAGCTGCAGGGCTGCCCTGATAAAGACAACGACGGCGTACGCGACAAGGACGACGACTGCCCCGACCAGGCTGGTACGGCTGCCCTGCGCGGCTGCCCCGATGCCGACGGCGACGGCGTAGCTGATAAGAACGACAAGTGCCCCGACACCCCGAAAGGCGTGCAGGTAGACGCCAACGGCTGCCCGATTGATGCCGACGGCGACGGTGTGCCCGACAGCGCCGACCGCTGCCCCAACACCCCCGCCGGTGCCAAGGTAGACGCCAACGGCTGCCCCGAAATTCCGCAGGAAATCCGCAAGCTGGAGCAGCCCATCCGCTTCCGCACCAACAGCACGCAAATCCTGCCCTCGTCGTACCCCACGCTAGATAAGATGGTACGTGCCCTGCAAGAGCACCCCGAGTACAGCATCCGCATCGTAGGCCACGCCGACTCGCGCGGTACCGATGAGTACAACCAAGGCCTGTCGGAGCGCCGTGCTATTTCGGCCAAGAACTACTTTACCCAGAAAGGTGTGGACCCGAGCCGCATCCCGACGCTGGGCATGGGCGAAAGCGCACCCGCCGCACCCAATACCTCGGCCAAAAACATGTCGCAGAACCGCCGCGTTGAGTTCCGCTTCGAGTTCTTCATCCCCGGCCAAGAAGCTGCCCCGCAGCCCTAAGTCCTAGGTGATGATTCGCTAAAAAGCGGCGCCCCAGCAATGAGGCGCCGCTTTTTTTGTCGGCGAGGGGTGGCTCCTGTCATCCTGAGCTTAAGCGAAAGGCCTTCTCACGTCGGGACCCCCCCGACCCCCTCCCCAAAAGGAGAGGGGGAGCCTGATGACCTAGGGCCGTTGTCATGTCGAGCAGAGCGAGACATCAGAGGTGCTGACGCCGGATAGCATACACTCCCCTCTGCTTTTGGGTAGGGGCTGGGGGTGAGGTCCCGACGTGAGAAGGTCCTTCGCTAGGCTCAGGATGACAAACGGCGCAGCGGAGCCTCGGGCCTGCAGAAACAAAAGGGCCGGGGCAGCACTGCTGCCCCGGCCCTTTGGGTAAAAACCAGGAATGGCTACCTAGGCTACTTGGTGATTTCGCCAGTCATGCCCGGCAAAATCTTGGTTAGCTGATCGAGCTGCGCTTGCGTGAAGTCGCCGCTGATGGCCATCATCAAAAACGAATCGGGTACGTCCTGCACGCGGCTGGTAGCTACTACCTCGCGTATCCGGTCGCCGCTGCGGCGTACGGAGTAGCGGTAAGTGTTGCCGGCCGCGCCCTCGGTGGGCGTGGTGTTCAGGGGTTCGTAGCGTTCGTTGCGCAGCAGGCCGTCTACCTCATTCAGCAGGCCGCGCTCGGTGAGGTTGCGGGCGCGGGCCGAGGTAGGCGTAAAAGTTAGGGCCCGAATGCTGCGCACAGCCGTAATGGCCTGCACGGCGTCGGCGTCGGACATGCGGCTTACGCGGCCCAGCACAATCCGGGTCAGCAAGTTGGGCTCGTACGTAGTGGCCCGAAAGCCGGAGCGGTTTTCGTATTTGTTGAAAAACTCAGCAACGGTGCGAGCCGGAGTTTCGGGGCCGGCGGCGCGGCAGGCACCAAGCCAAAGCAGCAACAGCAGGGGCCAGAGGCGAAGCAGGGTAGGTTTCATCATGGCAGCGAAGTAAGGCGTTTGCGCAGATATGCACGCCTCTACGTGCCGCTGCGGCCGCAAGATTTACTCAAATGCCACCACGTTCAGGAAGAACACCTCGCGCGGGCTGCCTTGCTCGGGGCGCACGCGCTGGTAGCCGTAGGCCAAAAAGCGGCTGCCGTACCAGGGCAAAATACCCGTGCGCGTGGTGGAAACGGCTTTTTCGCGCAGGCCTTGGGTGTTGGTGGCCAGCGGCACGTGCAAATCGTTGGGCGAGGGCGCGGTGCGGTCCACAATCTTGTAGCGTATTTTATCCTCGTCGACGTAGGCCAAGGCCAAGCGGCGGCCATCGGGCAAGGGGCGGGCACGCACGGTTTCGGTAAGCGTGGGTCGCTCGGCGTTTTTCAGCACGAAGGTGTTGTCCCAGAGCAAGGTGCCGTTGCGGTCGAAGCCGCACACAATGGCGTGCGACGACCGGTAGCCGTCGAAGGTGCGGTTGGGCGCAAACAGCACCAGGCCGTACGAATCGTAGCGGTAGCGCGGGTAATAGATTTCGGCCATCAGCACGTAGCCATCGTCGAAGGGCAACATGCGGTGCGTGAGGATGCGGTAGCGCAGGCGCAAATCGCGGCCGGCGGCGCGGCGCTGCGCGCTGCGGGCCCGCAGGCGCTCGGCCCGGCGCGGCTTCATGAAATCGAAAAAGTGCTTGAGCACCGTGAAATCGTAGAAGCGCAACGGTGGCCGCGCGGTGGGCCCGCCCGATAGGTCGGTGGCAAACAGGCCCTGCGAGTACCTAGGGTCGCGCAGGGTGTAGGTGCCCGTGAGCAAGCGCCGCACGCTGTCGCCGGGGCTGAGCTCGGCCGTAACCAGCCCGCGGCCGCTTTCGGCCTGGATAAACTGCGAAGCCAGCAACTGCCCGCGCGCCGAAAGCTGCTTTACCTGCAAGCGCGACAGCCGCCCGTTGGTTTGGCTGAGCACGTAGCCCACGCGCTCGGTAGCCGAGTCGGCCAAAAAAGTAAGCTGCGTGGGCAGCGGCTCGTACACCGAGGGCAGCAGCCGGAACTCTTCGCCGTCCATGTCGATGTGCATTACGGTGAGGTGCTGCGCCACCTGCACCGTGGCAAACAGCTTGCCGTTAAGCACCTCCAGATCGTAGAGGTCGTTTACAAGTTTGGTATCGAAAGAGAAACCTTGGGTTTGGCCGTTGCGCAAATCGAGCCGGAACACCTGAAACCGCGACTGAATGTAGCCCGACTGAAACAGGGCGTAGGCGTAAGGCGTTTCGGCGCAGGCAAAACGCAGATCGAACTCGGTGGGCACCTCCACCACGGCTTCGCGCGCCAGCTGCAGCTCGCGGTTGAAATGCTGGAAGCGGTATTCGATCTTGAAGGAATTGCTGGGCTCGTTTTCCACGAACAACACCACCGTGCTATCGGGCAATGGCACCACCTGCACGTCGCTGTAGCTGGGCTCAAGCTTTAGCTCCAGGCGCTTGGGCTGCGTGGGAGCGAGCTGCGCACGCAAGCCCAGCGGCAGCCACAGCAGCAACAGCATCAGGTAATGGCGAGGCATAAGCAGGGGGTAGGGGTAGGGCGAAAGCAGCTTCCTTAAAAATACAACAAAGCCTGGCCAAAAGACATACCCCTAGGTGGCTTAGTGCGCCAGCTCGAGCAGCACGTCGAACTCGGCCGGTTGTAATGGCATTACGGATAAGCGCGATTGGCGGAGCAAGCTAATTTGCCGCAGCCGCTCATCGGCCTTAATGGCAGCCAACGATACGGTGCGCGGCAGGCGTTGGTGCGGGCGCAAATCCACGGCTACCCACGGTGTGTTGGGCTCGGCGGTGCGGTCGGGGTAGGCGGCGCGGGCTACCTCGGCAATGCCCACTACTTCTTTATCGGTAACGCTGTGGTACACGAGCACTAGGTCGCCGGGTTGCATTTGGGACAAGAAGTTGCGGGCCTGGTGGTTGCGTACGCCGGTCCAGTCGGTTTGGCCGTCGCGCTCGAGGTCGGAAAAGCTGTACGCGGCAGGTTCGGATTTAACGAGCCAGTAATTCAATGGAAGTAACAAGTAACAGGTGACAAGGAACACGATGCCGCAAACCAGCAGGTGCAAGTCAAAAGTAGCTACCAGCTTTTAGCCAACAGCCAACAGCTAATAGCTAACAGCTTATTTCCGTTTCACCTTCAGCACGTCGTTTTCGAGCGACACGATTTCCAATTGGTAATCGGGGTCTTTTTTGTCTTCGAGGCTGATGCGTAGGGTATTGTCGTTTGCGGGCGCCCAGGTGCCTTTGCGGCCCTCAATGCCGTCGGTGGGGGCAATGTCGTATTGCGTAAACAAGCCGTTTTGCTCGAAGGCAAAGCCCGTGCGCCCGCGCGACGGCGGAAAGTTGTAGGTATTGGGGCGGTACACGCGAATGTCGCCTTGGTCTTCTTCGTGGGCGTGCAGCCAGGTGCGGTACAGCATTTTCATTTTTAGCTCGGTGGCACTGCCCGAGTCGTTACGGCAGGTGCTCGAGAGCAACAGCACACAAAGGGCAAATAGCAAGGCAGAGAGTCGCATAGCGGCTAACATACGTAACCTAGGTGGCTTTTGCCGTAACCCTACCACGCCGCCCTGCGGTTTTGCGTATAGCTTTACTGCTTCAAACGATACTTGCCTTGGAAAACCGCGCCCTCATTCGCGCCTTTCGGCTGATGGCCCAGCTGCTGGAGCTGCACGACGAAAATCCTTTTAAGGTGCGCGCCTACGAAAGCGCCGCCGCTGCCATCGACCGCCTCGAGCAGCCCTTGGCCAACCTCGAGCCCAGCGAGTTTACTACCGTTGGGGGCCTAGGTAAAGGCGCTGCCCTAGCGGCGCAAGAGCTGCTGCGCACGGGCACCTTCCCCGAGCTGGCGCGTCTGCAAGAAGCCACCCCGCCCGGCGTGGTGAGCATGTTAAGTATCAAAGGCTTTGGGCCGAAAAAGATACGGGCCCTGTGGCGCGAGCTAGGCGTTGAAACCGTTGACGCGCTGCGCGAAGCTGCCGAGCAAAACCGCGTGGCTGCGCTCAAAGGCTTTGGCGCCAAAACCCAAGAGGCGCTGCTGCAAGCGTTGGAGTTCACGGCGCAAAGCAAGGGCAAGCTGCTCATCAACCAGGCGCAAAACCTGGCCGCGCAGTTGGTGACCTTGCTGCAGGAAGCCCTGCGCACCGAGCAAGTGGCCGCGGCGGGCGAAGTGCGCCGTGCCCTGCCGGTGGTCGAAACCATCCGGGTGGTGGTGGGCACCAACCAGCCATGGGCCGTGCACGAGGCCCTAGGTGCCATCGAAGCCTTGGTGGCCGATGATGCCAACTCGGGGCCCTTTGCTTGGCGCGGCACGGCGCAGGAGTCGGGCGTGAAGGTGGAAGTGCAAATTGCTACCCCCGAGAACTACACCAACTGCCTGTTTCTGCAAACCGGCTCCGATGCCCACCTCTCGGCGCCCCTAGGTGCCAAAGCACCGGCGGCCACGTTGCGCCAATTGGTGCGCCAAACCAAGTTTTTCAGCGAAGCGGCCATCTACGAAAAAGCCGGCCTGCAGTACATCGAGCCCGAAATG includes the following:
- a CDS encoding DUF4252 domain-containing protein, with protein sequence MMKPTLLRLWPLLLLLWLGACRAAGPETPARTVAEFFNKYENRSGFRATTYEPNLLTRIVLGRVSRMSDADAVQAITAVRSIRALTFTPTSARARNLTERGLLNEVDGLLRNERYEPLNTTPTEGAAGNTYRYSVRRSGDRIREVVATSRVQDVPDSFLMMAISGDFTQAQLDQLTKILPGMTGEITK
- the polX gene encoding DNA polymerase/3'-5' exonuclease PolX; the protein is MENRALIRAFRLMAQLLELHDENPFKVRAYESAAAAIDRLEQPLANLEPSEFTTVGGLGKGAALAAQELLRTGTFPELARLQEATPPGVVSMLSIKGFGPKKIRALWRELGVETVDALREAAEQNRVAALKGFGAKTQEALLQALEFTAQSKGKLLINQAQNLAAQLVTLLQEALRTEQVAAAGEVRRALPVVETIRVVVGTNQPWAVHEALGAIEALVADDANSGPFAWRGTAQESGVKVEVQIATPENYTNCLFLQTGSDAHLSAPLGAKAPAATLRQLVRQTKFFSEAAIYEKAGLQYIEPEMREGAGEIEEAAAHKLPVLLTEADLRGSLHNHSTYSDGAHSLRQMAEFLRDNGYQYLGICDHSRAAHYANGLSIERVEQQHQEIERLNRELAPFRIFKGIESDILSDGSLDYPDEVLASFDFVVASVHSGLKMDKERATERLLRAIANPYCTMLGHPTGRLLLRREGYPLDYEAIIDACAEHNVAIEINSNPWRLDLDWQWVRYALGKGVRLSINPDAHHTDGYADMRYGVEQGRKGGLTAAMTLNALTGEELAAYFEQRRAQAVKFSGPKAAATKPVDFGPLFG
- a CDS encoding EVE domain-containing protein, which translates into the protein MNYWLVKSEPAAYSFSDLERDGQTDWTGVRNHQARNFLSQMQPGDLVLVYHSVTDKEVVGIAEVARAAYPDRTAEPNTPWVAVDLRPHQRLPRTVSLAAIKADERLRQISLLRQSRLSVMPLQPAEFDVLLELAH
- a CDS encoding OmpA family protein; this translates as MKHLITTSVLGLALLAAAPRGQAQNADRRWGLGLNVSTFQYKGNFGSEYWKLDQAEFGPGLSINRYISPGLDMGLHLSYVELKHTTAQGNPYFGSSFETNVINANLGFKLKLNNGWALKEDARVQPYLLVSPGLAFASAGGTLNRDNQSRTFDESKTYFDVHGAAGINFRLGDAVGLFVQTGQHFPLGANLDNQPNRDDNSIDDRYLQHTVGLNIGLGKAKDTDGDGVRDKKDKCPDTPAGVQVDENGCPLDGDKDGVPDYQDQCPTEAGKAELQGCPDKDNDGVRDKDDDCPDQAGTAALRGCPDADGDGVADKNDKCPDTPKGVQVDANGCPIDADGDGVPDSADRCPNTPAGAKVDANGCPEIPQEIRKLEQPIRFRTNSTQILPSSYPTLDKMVRALQEHPEYSIRIVGHADSRGTDEYNQGLSERRAISAKNYFTQKGVDPSRIPTLGMGESAPAAPNTSAKNMSQNRRVEFRFEFFIPGQEAAPQP